A window of the Cicer arietinum cultivar CDC Frontier isolate Library 1 chromosome 6, Cicar.CDCFrontier_v2.0, whole genome shotgun sequence genome harbors these coding sequences:
- the LOC101491057 gene encoding uncharacterized protein translates to MADRSLAVVKPVWMKQAEEAKLKSEAEKDAAAKAAFEATFKGLVKSHEKRAANSDSDSDEYEDLAHKPLGPVDPSKCTAAGTGIAGGTACAPSSFSVVTKDADERRVSIGGAQIKVKVTPGLGVGGSDQEGIVKDMGDGTYTVTYVVPKRGNYMVNVECNGRPIMGSPFPVFFSAGNGNGGLLGLAPPSSFPNLVNQTMPNMPNYSGSVSGAFPGLLGMIPGIVAGASGGAILPGIGASLGEVCRDYLNGRCAKVDCKLNHPPHNLLMTALAATTSMGTLSQAPMAPSAAAMAAAQAIVAAKALQAHAAQVQAQSAKDSTGSPDKANKEDVLKKTLQVSNLSPLLTVEQLKQLFGFCGTVVECTITDSKHFAYIEYSKPEEATAAMALNNIDVGGRPLNVEMAKSLPPKSAMNSSLASSSLPLMMQQAVAMQQMQFQQALLMQQTMTAQQAANRAATMKSATDLAAARAAEISKKLNPDGLEIEEKETKQKSRSPSPPPERSRSKSRSPINYRRRRKSRSFSPARQSKDHRSRSPLRFHHHSRYEREWRSYRESREHSDRFRRRDSDRFIDHSSGSRRNRSRSVSPHARRSPVSPKRHTGSSSHRGRKQSRADSGSPSHCRGSRSSPKIDEKKIRNRRRSRSRSSDEKLNLFDKNDEILPEKAKHRERRRSRSVPVDEKPHRNQSSPRKVDESRPRHRKRSRSKSVDDKHHLSDRLDENRNRRSISSDDKLNPSDKNEEIVHEKSKHRERRRSRSLSVDDKPPRRRSSPRKVDESRSRHKKRSRSRSVDDKRHLSAKLDENRNRRSRHSDKRRSRSRSMENRDRAYVREDGSKHEKSKNHDTKYNRSESDEGKHHSKGKSGENRDKKSKHRDRRHSRSISSEGKHDKGGTSAHREERDFEHKRFRSKSPNAKHHGNDKYGNKDERSEHQEKTLFKSKTENHQQDEGSGHSPRNFKECESKGKTKSGSRSAEFKHHLTDGESDPSEENSKHLENGIQEPILNAKDLTNLNDNGILIRESENPNSDGSTGNAGADDNPGWRCVEEVGSRKY, encoded by the exons ATGGCTGATCGGAGTTTAGCCGTTGTGAAGCCGGTTTGGATGAAGCAAGCCGAAGAAGCGAAGCTGAAGAGCGAAGCAGAGAAAGATGCGGCTGCCAAAGCTGCTTTTGAAGCCACGTTTAAGGGTTTGGTGAAAAGTCACGAGAAGAGGGCTGCTAATTCGGACAGTGATTCGGATGAATACGAGGATTTGGCCCATAAGCCCCTTGGGCCTGTGGATCCTTCCAAGTGCACTGCTGCTGGCACTGGAATTGCCGGAGGAACGGCCTGTGCTCCGTCTTCGTTCTCTGTGGTGACTAAGGATGCTGATGAGAGGAGGGTTTCAATTGGGGGTGCACAAATTAAGGTGAAAGTGACGCCAGGTTTGGGTGTTGGAGGGTCTGATCAAGAAGGGATTGTCAAGGATATGGGTGATGGAACTTACACTGTTACTTATGTGGTGCCTAAGCGAGGGAACTATATGGTTAATGTTGAATGTAATGGCAGGCCAATCATGGGTAGTCCATTCCCTGTCTTTTTCAGTGCAG GTAATGGTAATGGAGGGCTTTTGGGTTTAGCTCCTCCATCTTCATTTCCAAATCTGGTTAATCAAACTATGCCCAACATGCCAAATTACTCTGGCTCCGTTTCAGGGGCATTCCCAGGATTGTTGGGAATGATTCCAGGGATTGTTGCTGGAGCTTCTGGGGGGGCTATTTTGCCAGGAATTGGGGCTTCACTCGGGGAAGTTTGTCGCGATTACCTTAATGGGCGCTGTGCTAAAGTTGATTGTAAGTTGAATCACCCACCTCATAATTTGCTGATGACTGCCTTAGCTGCAACAACTTCAATGGGAACACTTAGCCAGGCTCCTATGGCACCTTCTGCTGCTGCAATGGCAGCTGCCCAGGCAATAGTTGCGGCCAAAGCCCTTCAAGCTCATGCAGCTCAAGTGCAAGCTCAGTCAGCAAAAGATTCTACCG GTTCACCTGACAAAGCTAATAAGGAGGATGTGTTGAAGAAAACTCTTCAAGTTAGCAATCTTAGCCCACTTCTCACTGTGGAACAGCTAAAACAACTCTTTGGTTTCTGTGGCACTGTTGTTGAATGCACAATCACTGATTCAAAGCATTTTGCTTATATAGAATACTCAAAACCCGAAGAGGCAACTGCGGCAATGGCTTTAAACAACATTGATGTTGGGGGGCGTCCTTTGAATGTTGAAATGGCAAAATCACTTCCGCCGAAATCAGCTATGAATTCTTCACTTGCTTCATCCTCCCTCCCTTTGATGATGCAGCAAGCTGTTGCCATGCAACAAATGCAATTCCAGCAAGCGCTGCTTATGCAACAAACTATGACTGCACAGCAGGCTGCTAACCGAGCTGCAACCATGAAATCTGCCACAGATTTAGCAGCAGCACGAGCTGCAGAAATTAGTAAGAAATTGAATCCCGATGGACTTGAAATCGAAGAGAAAGAGACGAAACAGAAGTCCAG ATCACCTTCTCCCCCTCCCGAAAGATCACGATCAAAGTCAAGATCTCCTATCAATTATCGGAGGAGGAGGAAGTCTCGTTCCTTCTCACCTGCTCGTCAATCTAAGGATCACCGGTCCAGGTCACCATTGAGGTTCCATCATCATTCAAGGTATGAAAGGGAATGGAGATCCTATAGAGAGAGCAGGGAACATAGTGATAGGTTCAGAAGACGAGATTCAGATAGATTTATTGATCATTCATCTGGTTCGAGAAGAAACAGAAGTAGGAGTGTTAGCCCTCATGCAAGGAGATCACCTGTTTCTCCTAAACGTCACACAGGAAGTTCGTCTCATAGAGGAAGGAAACAGTCTCGTGCTGATTCTGGCTCTCCAAGTCATTGCAGAGGAAGTAGGTCTTCTCCAAAGATTGatgaaaagaaaataagaaaCAGAAGGCGCTCAAGGTCTAGATCTTCAGATGAAAAGCTTAACCTTTTTGACAAAAATGACGAAATCTTGCCTGAAAAGGCGAAACATAGAGAGCGAAGGCGGTCGAGGTCAGTGCCTGTGGACGAGAAGCCTCACAGGAACCAATCATCCCCAAGAAAAGTAGATGAAAGCAGACCTAGGCACAGGAAGCGGTCCAGGTCAAAATCTGTGGACGATAAGCATCACTTGTCTGACAGATTGGATGAAAACAGAAATAGAAGGTCAATATCTTCAGATGATAAGCTTAACCCCTCCGACAAAAACGAAGAAATCGTACATGAAAAATCTAAACATAGAGAGCGAAGGCGGTCCAGGTCCTTATCTGTTGACGATAAGCCTCCGAGGAGGCGATCGTCCCCAAGAAAAGTGGATGAAAGCAGATCCAGGCACAAGAAGCGATCCAGGTCAAGATCTGTGGACGATAAGCGTCACTTGTCTGCGAAATTGGATGAAAACAGAAATAGAAGATCAAGGCATAGTGATAAAAGGCGCTCCAGATCGAGATCTATGGAAAATAGGGACCGGGCTTATGTCAGAGAGGATGGAAGCAAACATGAAAAGTCAAAAAATCACGATACAAAATATAACAGGTCAGAATCTGATGAAGGGAAGCATCACTCTAAAGGTAAATCAGGTGAAAATAGAGATAAGAAATCAAAGCATCGCGATAGAAGGCATTCAAGGTCAATATCATCAGAAGGTAAGCATGACAAAGGAGGCACTTCAGCTCatagagaagagagagattTTGAACACAAAAGATTCAGGTCGAAGTCTCCTAACGCCAAGCACCACGGCAATGATAAATATGGTAATAAAGATGAAAGATCAGAGCATCAAGAGAAAACCTTGTTTAAATCAAAAACAGAAAATCATCAGCAAGATGAAGGGAGTGGGCACTCCCCAAGAAATTTCAAGGAGTGTGAatcaaaaggaaaaacaaaatctGGTTCTAGATCTGCAGAATTTAAGCATCATTTGACCGATGGAGAAAGTGATCCCAGTGAAGAAAATTCAAAACATCTTGAAAATGGCATACAAGAACCAATTTTAAATGCGAAGGACTTAACAAACCTGAATGATAATGGGATATTAATTCGTGAGAGTGAAAACCCGAATTCAGATGGGTCAACTGGAAATGCAGGAGCTGATGATAACCCAG GGTGGAGATGTGTGGAAGAAGTTGGAAGTCGGAAATATTAA